In Eublepharis macularius isolate TG4126 chromosome 4, MPM_Emac_v1.0, whole genome shotgun sequence, the following are encoded in one genomic region:
- the LOC129327577 gene encoding olfactory receptor 10X1-like, with protein MKENQTFLTEFILTGFSISPNLHIFLFVLFLLVYIITVMGNLLIIVVIGSDRTLHIPMYLFLFVLSLSESCYSLVIIPKMLLDLLAKSKTISFAGCAAQMFFFLGLGGTNCFILTIMGFDRYLAICKPLHYPVLMNTQVILWLVAFSWVAGFLISVAEIILIFRLPFCDSNIINHFFCHMRTVVRLACTDESTTEVVVSAISIFGLSGSFLFIILTYVFILSTIFRIPSTDGWQKAFSTCASHLIVVIMHYGFAAIVYLRPNSPGTLDNDTLISIPYTIITPLLSPVIFTLRNKEIKFAVRKVISKNTHSPKL; from the coding sequence ATGAAGGAAAATCAAACATTTCTGACAGAATTTATCCTGACTGGCTTTTCCATTTCTCCAAATCTAcacatttttttatttgttttgttccTTCTTGTATATATTATAACCGTGATGGGGAATCTGCTGATAATTGTAGTCATTGGGAGTGATAGGACTCTTCATATCCCCATGTATTTATTCCTTTTTGTTTTATCCTTATCTGAGTCATGTTACAGTTTAGTCATTATTCCTAAAATGCTGTTGGACTTGCTAGCCAAGAGTAAAACAATCTCCTTTGCTGGGTGTGCTGCACAAATGTTTTTCTTCCTTGGATTGGGGGGCACAAACTGTTTCATTCTTACAATAATGGGGTTTGACCGATATCTAGCAATATGCAAGCCCTTGCACTACCCAGTCCTCATGAATACGCAGGTGATTCTATGGCTTGTAGCTTTTTCATGGGTTGCAGGGTTTCTGATATCTGTAGCTGAGATCATTCTGATTTTCAGACTGCCCTTCTGTGACTCCAACATCATCAACCACTTCTTTTGTCACATGAGGACAGTGGTTAGGTTGGCCTGCACTGATGAAAGTACCACTGAAGTAGTGGTCTCTGCAATCTCAATTTTTGGCTTGTCAGGCAGTTTCCTGTTCATCATATTGACCTATGTCTTCATCCTTTCCACCATTTTTCGAATTCCTTCTACCGATGGATGGCAGAAAGCCTTCTCTACCTGCGCCTCTCACCTCATTGTGGTAATTATGCACTATGGGTTTGCTGCAATTGTCTACCTCAGGCCCAACAGCCCTGGCACTTTAGACAATGACACACTAATATCAATACCATACACCATAATTACTCCACTTCTCAGTCCTGTAATATTTACCCTGAGAAACAAGGAAATCAAATTTGCTGTAAGAAAAGTGATCAGCAAAAATACACATTCCCCAAAACTGTGA